In the Struthio camelus isolate bStrCam1 chromosome 16, bStrCam1.hap1, whole genome shotgun sequence genome, AAAActcctgcttgagcagaagtTAGTTAATACTATTTTTTGCAGTGACTGCCCTTAGATGCCCTAAAGCCCTGGCTTGAGCTGGAAGGAAGGACATCTctgagaggatgctgctgtcctcTGGGAGTGGGCTGGAATAGAGTCCAGGGAGCCCCAAACACAAAGGCGatgggtttggttttgttgtttattAAAGACAGGCCTTTGTACAGCAGTAACGGAAAATCCTATTTCTGTACCAATAAAAACTTTGCTCCCATGGTTGTTGTTATTGGCAGACTTAGTCACTTTGGTGTTTATGGAAAAGTATTTATTGGGAAGGACTGAATGGTTAGCGAGTTCcatctgctttcattttgctttgatgGCATCTGTGTTTCTGTGGGACCTTCTGTTTTGTCCATGCACCCCATCCACAGTCTATCTTTCCAGGCTTTTATCACTCTAGTACAGCGTGGAGAGCCAGTGCTGTTTGCTGTAACAAGGGTAGAGCATTGCATGGGACTGGCCGGACTTTTCCTTctgggctggggagggagctcaGCTTTGTGTCAATTCTTAATTTGCCACACAGGACGCGGAGACAATGCAGTGGCTGTGCTGTAGCACTCAGGCTAGACCTAGTTGGTGTGTGTGGTATGAGCCAGCTGACAATAACAATAATGAAGGACTTGAGTGCtgcagaaagattaaaagaaGCTTCTCTAATAAATGCAAGTACACAGACGTGCTTGAGCCATGTGTCCTCTTTAATCCTTTCCCAGGAAAAGACACATTCCTCTGGGTAATGCTTTTGTCTGAGTGAAAGAGATATCCAAGTGCCTCAGGCATATTCTCTGAATTCAGAGTGGCTCTTCTGTGCCCTGGGTGGCAACTAATATTGGACTCCAAACTCATGTGAAGAACAGTTATTCCTCCAGGACTGTGTAAATTATCTTGCCCAGCAGTGACTTTATAGCTGGCAGAGCCATTGCTGCCATCCAAACCCCACAGGCAGCTTGCATTCCTGGAGATGGCTCTCTGCCTGTGTGCCCCATGGCATTGGTTTTGCCCCCAGAGATGCCTCTAGTCAATGGTGAGGAGCCTTTTGCCTGTGTTCTTGCAGTTGGGGATCTTTCAGTGGGCCTTGGCCACTGTTTAGAAGTGCTTTGGCACTAAGAAGTGCAGCAGGCTAAACACTCTGACAGACTGTACTTGTTCTTTTGTCAGGGTGATTTTAAATCAAGCCTTTAATGAATTTTATTCTCTCCTGCTGGTCAGTGAATTTCCCCTCTCTGCCTTTCAAATGAACAGGACTCATGATGGAGAAAATGTCTTACAGGCTGTTAAAGAACTGTTCACTGTCACCCCAGTTAACGTGCAAGAAATAACTCCTTGGAGCTCGTTGATTTCTGCTCTTCCACACCCCACTCATCTTATACTTGATAACAGTACAGCAATCCTGCATCAGCTGGGGGAAGGTGGATACTTGCTATGACTGaatgtagtgatttttttcccttggaacgGCCTGCTGTAGGGACTGAATTTGGCACCCTAGGTCTGGAAGCCCGAGCTCGAAGTCCTAGCTCCAGGAGCTAGCTGGGACTGTCAGctcagaggcatgcagcagcctcCCCCGTGTGTTGGTGTGGCTCGCTAGAGGAAGGCAGGAAGCGGTTCATTAACGCTAACTATATATGAATGTAAGAAACGGGGTGCAAATCCATCCACACGCTTGCTGGCTGTCAGATGCAACTTCGACTTTGCCTCTCTGTGAGGCGGTGGATACTTGAGCGCTTACCATATGCTGTAGTGCCTCTGGTCGAGAGTATCCCTAGAGCTCGATTCGCGGACGGGGACAACCCTGTGCTGGGAAGGGTGGAGACTTCCCAGAGATTCCTGCCTGTGATAACAGACATACCCTGAGGTTTCTCATAAGGTAACCTGTGTGCAGCGAGCTACTCTGCTCTTACTCGTAAGCACCATGTGTTTAATTCAGTGTATGCTTGTCTAAGTATATTACAAATGCAGGTAGTGTTTGCTATGTGTGAGCCAGCTCTTGTAAGTGAGGCAGTGTCACAGGGTAGTATTACGGACTTGACACACACGGAGCCCGTTGGTTCCTGGAAGCATCCCTAATATTTGGGATGTCCTGCTGGGCTCGGTTTGAAGTGCCGTCTTTCTGCCGTCTTCTGGGGAAACGTGGGGCAGACAGGCTGTGCCGTGACTGATGATCATCTAGCACgtgctcttctgctgctgttacctggtcctctcttctccatgtTTATTTCTAGTTAGCTGTATCTTGTCCTAGATTTAGATCAAATCTAGAAGTATTTTACATGGGCACTTAACTTTATACTTAGTAAATAATTTCCCTGGCATCAGTGGGAACATAAAGTCTTGCGGAGATCTCTGCAAGATTAAGGTCTTTTGTAAAGTAGCTCAAGTAGGGATTGCATTTGTGTGCACAGCACCTCGCACAGTTAAGTCTTGATCTCTGAGTTTGTTTCTGCATGCATCTGTGCAATCTTCGTGAGTGGAATTCACATGCCATTAAGGACCATGGCGGTGTTTTGAAAGCGTAGCAGTGAAATGGGAAGTGTATGTGAGCAtatttaagctttattttttagaaaagagatttaaaactaTTTGGCAGCTAGGCTGAGTTAGGTTAGGTTGAAGCAGGAGCATGTGAGATTTAGGAAGGTGAAATTCATAAGTAGAACCAAAAGGGTGAAGTGAGCATCACTGGAatatcagagagaaaaacagagcttaATTTTTGAGATATGCACTGGATTCATACAGATGATGATATTGGGGGTTAGAAGCAGGTGAAGTTCCCAGTAGGCTGCCAGGATGCCTTGTAAAATGTGCACGCGTTAGTGCCTGAGGCAGCTGTTCCTTTTCCATCTGCAGGACAAGACCTCTACTAATCAGTTCTCGTCTTCTCCTGACATCTcactttctgctgttttcatCCTGAAGACTGTAACGATGTGCATTTCTCAGACTTGGCTAACAGTTGCTATAACTACCGTTTGAGGTCATTAACGCAGTTGTTGAGGACAGTTCCTGGTTTAGGCTTGTTTCTATCAACcaaatgaattttgttttcttgccttTCAGTCCTTTCAAGGAAGCCAAGGACGAGCATACCTCTTCAATTCAGTGTGAGTATAGCTTCTTGTGTGTCACTTCTGCGTCTTTTAGGATAGATTTAAGAAAACCCTTGTGAAGAAGTAAACAAATGGGTTGTCTTCCGTTATTGTAGAACAGCTCTGCCCAAGTCTTGCTAAAAATGAttgaaggaggaggcagggaataGCACTGATTCATATTTGATTTTGCATTCAGGTTTCAGATAAGAGGCTAGGAAAGATGATTCTTTTGTCATCAGACTGGAACAGATGAGTCATTCTCTTCTCAGGGAATATAGTGGACCAAAGAATCAAAGTTTTGTGAACTTAAAGAATACATAATACCTAAATACCAACTTACTTTTTAGAGCTAGCATAAAAATAAACCATTATTTTCCCTTTGGAGAATAGTTCTGGTGAGATCACATTTTCTGCCGGGATATCTATCAGAAGAACTATTGACTTCAGTTACTTTTTTCAAATTTCCATTTGAGAGAATAAAAACAACAATATCATTTTATCAATTTGAAAGTGAAAATCTGTCTCGAATacaaaattaatgcattttattaaaatattacaaatcttttcttcaaaatttctcttcaaaactGTTTAGAATTATTAGTtgaataaaaattgtattttactttttcattctgttctggGGCTGCAAGAGATTTTGTTTCTAGAGCAGCTGTGGTgcttaatattttgaatttcctgcttatattttcaaatactgcAACAAAATTGCTGTCATTTTCATAGCAGTGTCTTGCTGTGGAAACACACATTAATAGGAagcttctctcctttttccccagagTTAATGTGGGTTGTGGCCCTGCAGAAGAGCGAGTGTTATTAACAGGATTACATGCAGTTGCAGACATTTACTGTGAAAACTGCAAAACCACACTGGGTTGGAAATATGTGAGTACAATTTGTATTGAAGGTGTGTGTATGGTGAAATGGTCTTATGGAAAGAGTATTGACTTGGGAACCAGAAATGTGGATTCTGGTCTGTAGCtacatctctcttcctttctgtgtttcCATTTTTCCTCCAATATTTTGCTTGTTGTGTGCACTCAGAGCAAGAGCTCTTTGTGGCGAGCATCGTCTCTTATTAAGAGTATAAACAGTGGGCCTGGTTTTGATGGGTATCCCTTAATGATACTTAATTCAAATAAGGATAACTGCAGTCAATCTTTGTGGTTCATACTGTCGTCTTTTCCAGACAATCTCAGAATAATAGAATGATCCGTATGTTGTTAATCCTGTATCCTTCCCACTGGAAACGCTGTTGAACATGAGTTTATCTGTTTGCTGTCTCTTGCTGTTCATAAATTCAATTACCTTCAGATAAAGGCTTATGCTACATTCTAATTTCTGCTTCAGGAGACACAAAGCATATTTgcttgttcaaaatattttgaccaGTGTCTaaccaaaacatttatttgtatCAGTGATCTTTCAGATGCTTTATTataaaggatagaaaaaaaagaaaggaccaaAAAACTAATGCAGTAGGAATCCCTGCAGAAACCCAGCATGGATCTAACAACTGGAGAAGGACACGAAATACATAAAATTGCGCTTATTATAAAACAAAAGTACCAGTTTTCATAAACACGGCAGTAAGCCCAGGACTCTTCAGCAATAGTATTACATTCTTTCAGGTGCATTACATGCATGCAGATAGTACACCTGAGTAGAGCCGAGTCCTGGTAATCACTTCTGAGGGTGCAATCAAAATATATAACTGCAGTCTCTCTCGATTAGAGATCCCGTCAATTTCCTTATTTCTGGAGTCCTGCATTGTTGAAGCATTGTGTTCCTGTAGCTGCAAGCATCCGTACGTGTAGAATGGGTACTTCTCATCCCTTGCAGCCCATTTGCTTCATTTCTGCATGAAGTTTACCATAATCCAGTCCGCTCCCGATGGTAGTACTTACCGCCTGTTTCATCAGAGGAGCTCTGCATTCTTAACAAACGTTGATAAATTCTCACACCGCCCTACAGAGGGGCAGGTTTTATCACCAGTGATTCCTAAAGCATAGTTCAAGGAGCAATTGCTGTAGGCCTACAGAAAGCTGCATGTTTGCATGGTGCTGATTATTCCTTATTTTCAGCCTGTAAGGATACCTTCAGATAAATTGTTtcctaaatgtttattttctacGTGAACAACTGGTTTGGCTGTTCCAAGAGTCACCTCTTCTTATGAAAAAGCACTACAGATTGAGTTTTAGGCAGAAAGTGACTGCAGTGTGAAGGAGTCTAAACTCTTATACTTGGAGTGTGCTGGGAGTTAAACTAGAATAA is a window encoding:
- the YPEL2 gene encoding protein yippee-like 2 isoform X3, which codes for MQAGSMACWLGELPYELPVQSFQGSQGRAYLFNSVVNVGCGPAEERVLLTGLHAVADIYCENCKTTLGWKYEHAFESSQKYKEGKYIIELAHMIKDNGWD